In a single window of the Anaerocolumna cellulosilytica genome:
- a CDS encoding ABC transporter ATP-binding protein has product MSFVQLKDVKKYYKMGEVTIHAVDGVNFEIEKGEFVVIVGPSGAGKTTVLNILGGMDNCSEGCITVDGTEISSYNAKQLTLYRREDIGFVFQFYNLVQNLTAQENVELALQICKNPLDAKEVLTEVGLGERLKNFPAQLSGGEQQRVSIARALAKNPKLLLCDEPTGALDYNTGKAILKLLQDTCKKTGMTVIVITHNSEIAPMADRVIQIKNGRVSKLTTNENPVSVETIEW; this is encoded by the coding sequence ATGTCATTTGTACAACTTAAGGATGTAAAAAAATATTACAAAATGGGGGAAGTTACCATCCATGCGGTAGATGGAGTTAATTTTGAAATAGAAAAAGGCGAATTTGTTGTTATTGTTGGACCAAGTGGTGCTGGAAAAACTACGGTCTTAAATATATTAGGAGGTATGGACAATTGCAGTGAAGGATGTATTACTGTGGATGGAACGGAAATTAGCAGTTACAATGCAAAGCAGCTTACTTTGTATCGCAGAGAAGATATTGGTTTTGTATTTCAATTTTATAACCTTGTACAGAATTTAACGGCCCAGGAAAACGTTGAACTGGCATTGCAAATCTGTAAAAATCCGTTGGATGCAAAAGAGGTTTTAACGGAAGTTGGTCTGGGAGAACGTCTAAAGAATTTTCCGGCTCAGCTCTCTGGCGGTGAGCAGCAAAGGGTTTCCATAGCCAGGGCTCTTGCCAAAAATCCTAAATTGTTGCTTTGCGATGAGCCAACAGGAGCACTTGACTATAATACAGGTAAGGCAATCTTGAAATTATTGCAGGACACCTGTAAAAAAACAGGAATGACGGTTATTGTAATTACGCATAATTCAGAGATTGCTCCCATGGCCGACCGAGTGATTCAGATTAAAAACGGTAGAGTGAGTAAATTGACTACGAACGAAAATCCTGTTTCTGTTGAAACAATTGAATGGTAA
- a CDS encoding Ig-like domain-containing protein: MIKKILQLFKFRGFVSIIYYVAFLALLWYLIIPRTGIFYRINLYDPFGHRLNTEDITLVRGESFKLYVMRLNQRVTYTSTDIKVADVNILGKVFAFRPGTTIIKVKYKDNVLKCRVRVIDISKKKVTLKPGRSTRLTVKGAWLGARWSSSNASVVSVSRFGKVTAKRKGSAKIYAKIRGKVVTCHVRVE, encoded by the coding sequence TTGATTAAAAAGATTCTTCAGTTATTTAAGTTTAGAGGTTTTGTTTCTATTATATATTATGTAGCATTCCTGGCGTTACTATGGTATCTGATTATACCCCGTACCGGAATATTTTATCGCATAAATCTATATGACCCCTTTGGACACCGCTTAAATACGGAAGATATTACCTTAGTCAGAGGGGAAAGTTTTAAGCTTTACGTTATGAGGCTGAACCAGCGGGTTACCTATACTTCAACAGATATTAAGGTGGCAGATGTTAATATTCTTGGTAAAGTGTTTGCCTTTCGTCCAGGTACGACCATAATTAAAGTAAAATATAAGGATAATGTGTTAAAATGCCGAGTAAGGGTTATTGATATTAGTAAAAAGAAGGTAACCTTAAAGCCAGGACGTTCAACTAGGCTGACGGTGAAGGGAGCGTGGTTAGGAGCACGATGGTCTAGCAGTAACGCCTCTGTTGTATCCGTTAGCCGATTTGGAAAAGTGACTGCAAAACGTAAGGGAAGTGCTAAAATATATGCTAAAATCAGGGGGAAAGTCGTAACCTGCCATGTTAGAGTGGAATAA
- a CDS encoding FtsX-like permease family protein, which translates to MKKKALWKDFAMEVKNSLNRYLSILIIVALGVAFFSGIRASEPDMQISADRYYDDTALMDIRVISTLGLTEDDIKAVMAVEGISHAEAVKTLDVLCTTKESENVVKLISRTDTLNKIKLVEGRLPEASDECLLDSVFMEYSGYTIGDTVTFRSGNDKELSESLKGNTYTIVGSGNSPLYLAHDRGNTSIGNGNIDFFAIVSPEEFRAEEYTEIYASVQGAASLTTYTKEYEDSVEKVLDRIEDIADARCEIRYEEVLKEPRQEIEDAKAELADAKVEADDKLSEAEEKLIDGEEKIAEGEKEITEALNKLKDGKTEIENNRIKLLESKAELEKGEKELEKAKTDIKAGEATLKVKRAEYNTGAKALKDGLAEWNTSNQQYKKGLKELQSKETELNASMKQVQEQKNALEPVKDLYPDAWKELVDNEAALTEGLNTITEQKEALSPVKEQLTSAKQVLDQQKLKLEEANKLLTAEEQKLDAAKDTIKEKEGELKSGKEQIESGQQKLDKAAQEIKDGEATLTEKSKELQEAKEELEKGRKEYTDAKEKAETEIADAEKKIKDGEEELDDVDFPEWYVLDRNSLQTYVEYGQDSERIGNIGKVFPVIFFLVAALVSLTTMTRMVEEQRTQIGTLKALGYSRKSIAGKYILYALTASLMGSLLGVLIGQQILPQVVIKAYKIMYQSLPEAITPYNLYYGVMSTLVAVMCTTLATFFSCYKELAANPAKLMRPAAPKLGKRVILENLPFIWGKLNFTSKAAVRNLLRYKKRFFMTVFGIGSCMALLLVGFGIKDSIGAISDIQYVNIWHQDAFMSIDEDMTVGEKDSLLKELGTDERIAETLLVRDTTIDAGYGKNVKSSYLFVPENIKMIDDYVVFRNRLTHESYMLKENGVIITEKLASLLKAETGDTIYLEDSNKKRVEVTITAVMENYMFHYIFMSPALYEKLYGSIPAYNKVYIKSEKGITLDEKQFAEEMLANSSITNVTFTSDFQQRITDMLNSLNMVIYVLIISAGLLAFIVLYNLNNININERKRELATLKVLGFMDGEVGAYVYRENIMLTVIGAIAGIFIGIVLHRFVIITAEIDSIMFGRNMKLLSYILSIILTFGFSAFVNFVMYYKLQKINMVESLKSVE; encoded by the coding sequence ATGAAAAAGAAAGCACTTTGGAAAGACTTTGCTATGGAGGTTAAGAACAGTCTTAACCGTTACTTGTCCATTCTGATTATAGTAGCCTTAGGAGTAGCCTTTTTTTCGGGTATTCGTGCTTCTGAACCGGACATGCAGATATCTGCTGACCGTTATTATGATGACACTGCACTTATGGATATCCGTGTTATAAGTACATTGGGACTGACAGAGGATGATATAAAAGCTGTTATGGCGGTAGAAGGTATCAGTCATGCAGAGGCTGTAAAGACTTTGGATGTATTATGTACTACTAAGGAATCGGAGAATGTCGTAAAGCTTATTTCAAGAACAGATACTTTGAATAAAATAAAGCTGGTTGAAGGCAGGCTTCCGGAAGCATCGGATGAATGTTTATTGGATTCTGTTTTCATGGAATATAGTGGTTATACAATCGGTGACACCGTTACTTTTCGTTCCGGGAATGATAAAGAGCTCAGTGAGAGCCTTAAGGGAAATACCTATACAATTGTTGGTAGTGGTAATTCACCATTATATTTAGCGCACGATCGAGGAAATACTTCCATTGGGAATGGAAATATAGACTTTTTTGCAATAGTATCTCCGGAAGAATTTAGGGCTGAGGAATACACAGAGATTTATGCATCTGTTCAAGGGGCAGCGAGCCTGACAACCTATACAAAAGAATACGAAGACAGCGTTGAGAAAGTTTTAGATCGTATCGAAGACATCGCAGATGCCAGATGCGAAATCCGATATGAAGAGGTATTAAAGGAGCCAAGACAGGAAATTGAAGATGCGAAAGCAGAGTTAGCGGATGCGAAAGTAGAAGCAGACGATAAGCTAAGTGAAGCAGAAGAGAAACTGATTGATGGTGAGGAAAAAATTGCTGAGGGTGAAAAAGAGATTACAGAAGCCTTAAATAAGCTAAAGGACGGTAAGACAGAAATTGAAAACAACCGTATCAAGTTGTTAGAGTCTAAAGCAGAATTAGAAAAAGGTGAAAAAGAATTAGAGAAAGCTAAGACGGATATAAAAGCTGGTGAAGCAACCCTTAAAGTTAAGCGTGCTGAGTATAATACAGGTGCGAAGGCTCTAAAGGATGGTTTAGCAGAATGGAATACCTCAAATCAACAATACAAGAAAGGGTTAAAAGAATTACAGAGCAAAGAAACGGAACTGAACGCTTCTATGAAACAAGTGCAGGAACAAAAAAACGCGTTGGAACCTGTGAAAGATTTATATCCAGATGCGTGGAAAGAATTAGTGGACAATGAAGCAGCGCTTACAGAAGGGCTTAATACAATAACGGAACAAAAGGAAGCATTATCGCCCGTCAAAGAGCAGCTTACTTCTGCTAAGCAGGTTTTAGACCAGCAAAAATTAAAATTAGAGGAAGCGAACAAATTGCTGACGGCTGAGGAACAAAAGCTTGATGCGGCCAAAGATACGATTAAGGAGAAAGAAGGAGAATTAAAGAGCGGCAAAGAGCAGATAGAAAGTGGACAGCAGAAGCTTGATAAGGCTGCGCAAGAAATAAAAGATGGTGAAGCAACCCTAACAGAAAAAAGCAAAGAATTACAGGAAGCTAAGGAAGAACTGGAAAAGGGTCGTAAAGAATATACAGATGCAAAAGAAAAGGCTGAAACAGAAATTGCAGACGCAGAGAAGAAAATAAAAGACGGTGAAGAAGAACTGGATGACGTAGATTTCCCGGAATGGTATGTTCTTGACCGTAACAGTTTGCAAACATATGTGGAATACGGTCAGGATTCGGAACGTATCGGTAATATCGGAAAGGTTTTTCCGGTTATTTTCTTTTTGGTTGCGGCTCTTGTGAGTCTTACCACTATGACCCGTATGGTGGAAGAACAGAGAACGCAGATTGGTACCTTAAAAGCTTTGGGTTATAGCAGGAAATCCATTGCCGGAAAGTATATACTGTATGCGTTAACTGCCAGCTTAATGGGCAGTCTGCTGGGTGTTTTAATTGGACAGCAGATACTTCCCCAGGTTGTTATCAAAGCTTACAAAATTATGTATCAGTCTTTACCGGAAGCAATTACACCTTATAACTTATACTACGGTGTCATGTCTACATTGGTTGCAGTAATGTGTACCACCCTAGCAACATTTTTCTCCTGTTACAAAGAACTGGCAGCAAATCCGGCTAAACTTATGCGACCGGCTGCTCCTAAATTAGGTAAGCGTGTTATTTTAGAAAACCTGCCATTTATATGGGGTAAACTAAACTTTACCAGTAAAGCAGCAGTGCGTAACCTATTGCGTTATAAAAAGAGATTTTTTATGACCGTATTTGGTATCGGAAGCTGTATGGCTTTACTATTAGTAGGCTTTGGTATAAAGGATTCAATTGGAGCAATATCTGACATTCAATATGTTAACATATGGCATCAGGACGCTTTTATGTCAATAGATGAGGATATGACAGTAGGCGAAAAAGACAGTCTTTTAAAAGAACTTGGAACAGACGAGAGAATAGCGGAAACCTTATTAGTAAGGGATACTACTATAGATGCAGGATATGGAAAGAATGTAAAGTCATCCTATTTGTTTGTACCTGAGAATATCAAGATGATTGATGACTATGTTGTATTCCGTAACAGACTTACTCATGAGAGTTATATGCTGAAAGAGAACGGCGTAATTATTACGGAAAAGCTAGCTTCTTTACTTAAAGCAGAAACAGGAGATACCATATATCTGGAGGACAGTAATAAGAAACGGGTAGAAGTCACAATTACAGCCGTAATGGAAAATTATATGTTTCATTACATCTTTATGTCACCGGCTCTTTATGAAAAGCTGTATGGAAGTATACCTGCATATAATAAGGTTTATATAAAGAGTGAAAAAGGTATCACCTTAGATGAAAAGCAGTTTGCGGAAGAGATGCTTGCTAATTCTTCAATCACGAATGTTACCTTTACCTCAGATTTTCAGCAACGGATAACGGACATGTTAAACAGCCTGAACATGGTTATTTACGTTCTGATTATATCAGCAGGACTATTAGCTTTCATTGTGCTTTATAACTTAAATAATATAAATATTAATGAAAGAAAACGTGAACTTGCCACACTCAAGGTATTAGGATTTATGGATGGTGAAGTTGGGGCATATGTATATAGGGAAAATATTATGCTTACAGTAATCGGTGCCATTGCCGGTATTTTTATAGGAATTGTTTTACACCGTTTTGTTATAATTACTGCTGAAATAGATTCTATTATGTTTGGTAGAAATATGAAACTACTTAGTTATATTTTAAGTATAATATTAACCTTTGGTTTCTCTGCATTCGTAAATTTTGTAATGTACTATAAACTTCAAAAAATTAACATGGTTGAATCATTAAAAAGCGTAGAATAA